Proteins encoded together in one Thermodesulfovibrionales bacterium window:
- a CDS encoding nucleoside-diphosphate kinase has product MKREEIEQTLVLIKPDALKNSLTGYVLSQLSEFHTGLRFAGAKIVHVHRMLAEQHYAEHRGKVFYPSLIEYIMGLIHYPDEPERRRVIALVYQGKGAVQKIRDICGPTNPHAARETKPGCIRALGTIVPLKDASGKEIGERMDNLIHASATAGEAEREIKLWFRPSDFPPFMRLFPAEVNEEAHYYFKDGRLHTKHIRGSVCLVAPGDIVWKSDLDTLRAPDQASPTPSSIETVAAKYLINYYPEG; this is encoded by the coding sequence ATGAAGAGAGAAGAAATCGAGCAAACCCTTGTATTGATTAAGCCGGATGCCCTGAAAAACTCACTGACGGGATATGTACTTTCTCAGCTTTCGGAATTTCATACCGGCTTGCGTTTTGCCGGGGCGAAAATAGTTCATGTGCACAGGATGCTTGCCGAGCAGCACTACGCCGAACACCGGGGGAAGGTCTTTTATCCTTCACTCATAGAATACATTATGGGGCTCATCCATTATCCCGATGAACCGGAGAGGCGCAGGGTGATAGCGCTCGTCTATCAGGGTAAGGGCGCTGTACAAAAAATACGGGATATCTGCGGACCGACCAATCCCCATGCCGCCAGAGAAACGAAGCCGGGATGCATTCGCGCATTGGGAACCATCGTTCCTCTCAAAGACGCTTCCGGCAAAGAGATCGGTGAACGGATGGATAACCTCATCCACGCTTCTGCTACCGCCGGCGAGGCTGAACGTGAAATCAAACTCTGGTTCAGACCGAGCGATTTCCCCCCGTTCATGCGGCTCTTTCCCGCCGAAGTGAACGAAGAAGCTCATTACTATTTTAAGGATGGCAGGCTTCACACAAAGCATATCCGTGGGAGCGTTTGCCTCGTCGCTCCCGGTGATATTGTTTGGAAATCCGACCTCGACACCTTGCGCGCCCCTGATCAAGCCTCGCCGACTCCTTCCTCTATTGAGACGGTGGCCGCCAAATACCTCATTAACTACTATCCTGAAGGATAG